Sequence from the Curtobacterium sp. MCLR17_007 genome:
GGTGCTGCTCGGAGATGACGGCGCGGAACTTGCGCTCCTGACCGGCGACCTTGACGGTCCAGTCGGTGGTCGTGTCGTCGACCTGGACGATCTCCTCGACCTCGTCGAGGAAGTGCGGGAACTCCTCGAAGCGGGTCCACTGCCCGTAGGCGGCGCTGACGGGGACGTTGACGTCGATGGTCTCGATGATCTGCGGCATGACGTCGACGGTAGGCGGTGGGGGCTGGGCGTGGCACAGGCTCGGGCTGGCGCGAACGGGACTCGGGCTAGTGTTGACGGGATGAGTGAGCACGGGAAGCACGCGTTCCACGAGCGGGACGACCACGGCATCCTGGTGCGCCCTGCGCTGGCGTCGGACGTGCCCCACATCCAGCGGCTCATCTCGCCGTACGTCGACCGGCGGATCCTGCTCGGCAAGGAGAACGTCGCTCTGTACGGCTCGATCCAGCAGTTCCGGATCGCCGAGGGTCCCGACGGCACCCCGATCGGGTGTGGGGCGCTGGCGGTCTTCTGGGACGACATCGCCGAGGTGCGCACGCTCGCGCTCGACGCGGACTGGATCCACAAGCGGGTCGGGCACCGCATGCTCGAAGCGCTCGAGCACGACGCGCGAGAACTCGGCGTTGCGCGGATCTTCTGCCTGACGTTCGAGGTCGACTTCTTCGCGAAGCACGGGTACCTGGAGATCGGCGAGCAGGTCGTCGAACCGTCCGTCTACGCCGAGCTCGTGCGGTCGTCGGACGAGGGCGTGGCGGAGTTCCTCGACCTGGCGCGGGTCAAGCCGAACACGCTCGGCAACACGCGCATGCTGAA
This genomic interval carries:
- a CDS encoding amino-acid N-acetyltransferase, with the translated sequence MSEHGKHAFHERDDHGILVRPALASDVPHIQRLISPYVDRRILLGKENVALYGSIQQFRIAEGPDGTPIGCGALAVFWDDIAEVRTLALDADWIHKRVGHRMLEALEHDARELGVARIFCLTFEVDFFAKHGYLEIGEQVVEPSVYAELVRSSDEGVAEFLDLARVKPNTLGNTRMLKIL